The Streptomyces cyanogenus DNA segment GATCGAGGCGAACACCGGTCTGCACATCGACCACTACGTGGAGATCGGCTTCCAGGGCTTCGCGAACATCGTCGACGCGGTGGGCGGCGTCGAGATCGACATCGACAAGGGCTTCAAGGACAAGTGGTCGGGCGCCGACTTCGAGGCCGGCAAGCAGACCCTGAACGGCCAGCAGGCGCTCGCCTTCGTCCGGACCCGGCACGCGTTCGCCGCGTCCGACCTGCAGCGCACCAAGAACCAGCAGAAGTTCCTGGCCGCCCTGGCCCACCAGGTGGCCACCCCGTCCACGGTGCTGAACCCCTTCAAGTTCTACCCGACCATGGGCGCGGGCCTGGACTCCCTGATCGTCGACAAGGACATGGGCCTGTGGGACCTGGCCTCGATGTTCTGGGCGATGAAGGGCGTCAGCGGCGGTGACGGCACCTCGATGAACATGCCCATCTCCGGCTCCTCCGGCGGCAACCTCGTCTGGGACAAGGCGAAGGTGAAGACGCTGGTGGACCAGCTGAACAACGACGAGAAGGTCACCGTCTCCGGCAACTGACGGCGGCGCGCGCGACGGTCCGAGGGCACCCCGCGGGGTGCCCTCGGCCGTGCGCGGTGGGCTCACATGGCGGCGCCCGCCATCGCCCGGCAGGTCTCCGCGCAGCGGCGACACGCCTCGGCGCAGCGCATCATCTGCTGGTCGTCCGGCATGGACATACACGCCTCGACGCACATGTCGCAGACCTTCGCGCAGAGCGCGCACATCTCGCCGGCCATGGGCGAGCGCCGCATCATCATGTCGGCGCACATGCGGGTCGTCTCGGAGCAGTCCATGAGCGCCCGCATGACCTGCATCTGCGCCTGGCCGCCCTGCTGCATGCAGGAGCTCATGGTCTCCTCGCACATGTTGTGGCAGTTCATGCAGGCCTCGATGCAGTCCTGCATCTGCTGCGTGAGGGCGGGCATCATCCCGGACCGGGACTGGGACTGGGTCATGGCTCCTCCTGGGAAGGCGGGTGGGCCCCGGGGCGGGCCCCGTGTGCTTCCGTCCTACGCCGCGGAGCGGTGTCCCGCACGTCGGGTTACGGCTTCCTGCCCAACGCGGAAAAGGCGCCCCGAGGGGCGCCTTTCGGGGGAGCGGACGCCTTACGGCAGGTTGCGGGCCATGACGATCCGCTGGACCTGGTTCGTGCCCTCGTAGATCTGGGTGATCTTGGCGTCGCGCATCATGCGCTCCACCGGGTAGTCGCGGGTGTAGCCGTAGCCGCCGAGGAGCTGGACGGCGTCGGTGGTGACCTCCATGGCCACGTCCGAGGCGAAGCACTTGGCGGCGGCGCCCAGGTAGGTGAGGTCGGAGTCGCCGCGCTCGGAGGCGGCGGCGGCCTGGTAGGTCAGGGCGCGGGCCGCCGAGATCTTCATGGACATGTCGGCGAGCATGAACTGGATGCCCTGGAAGTCGGCGATCGCCTTGCCGAACTGCTTGCGCTCCTGGACGTAGCCCTTGGCGTAGTCGAAGGCACCCTGGGCGACGCCGAGCGCCTGGGCGGCGATGGTGATGCGGGTGTGGTCCAGGGTCTTCATGGCCGTCAGGAAGCCCGTGCCCTCTTCGCCGATCATGCGGTCGGCGGGGATGCGTACGTTGTCGAAGTAGACCTCGCGGGTCGGGGAACCCTTGATGCCGAGCTTCTTCTCCGGGGCGCCGAAGGAGACACCCTCGTCCGACTTCTCGACCACGAAGGCCGAGATGCCCTTGGAGCGCTTCGAGGGGTCCGTCACGGCCATCACCGTGTAGTACTCGGAGACGCCCGCGTTGGTGATCCAGCGCTTGACGCCGTTGAGCACCCAGTGGTCGCCGTCGCGGACGGCCTTGGTCTTCATGCCGGCCGCGTCCGAGCCCGCCTCCGGCTCGGACAGGCAGTACGAGAACATCGCGTCGCCCTGGGCGAGCGGGCCCAGGTACTTCTTCTTCAGCTCCTCGGAGCCGGAGAGGATCACCGGGAGCGAGCCCAGCTTGTTCACGGCCGGGATGAGGGAGGAGGAGACGCAGGCGCGGGCCACCTCCTCGATCACGATGACCGTGGCGAGCGCGTCGGCGCCGGCGCCGCCGTACTCCTCGGGGACGTGCACGGCGTGCAGCTCGTTGGCGACGAGGGCGTCGAGGGCCTCCTGCGGGAAACGGGCCTCCTCGTCCACCGCAGTGGCGAACGGCGCGATCTTCGCCTCGACCAGCGAACGGACGGCGTCCCGGAGCATGTCGTGCTCCTCGGACGGGCGGTACAGGTCGAAGTCAGCCGATCCGGCCACGGTGTCTCACGCTCCAAAGACGCAGTGAT contains these protein-coding regions:
- a CDS encoding four-helix bundle copper-binding protein — encoded protein: MTQSQSRSGMMPALTQQMQDCIEACMNCHNMCEETMSSCMQQGGQAQMQVMRALMDCSETTRMCADMMMRRSPMAGEMCALCAKVCDMCVEACMSMPDDQQMMRCAEACRRCAETCRAMAGAAM
- a CDS encoding acyl-CoA dehydrogenase; translation: MAGSADFDLYRPSEEHDMLRDAVRSLVEAKIAPFATAVDEEARFPQEALDALVANELHAVHVPEEYGGAGADALATVIVIEEVARACVSSSLIPAVNKLGSLPVILSGSEELKKKYLGPLAQGDAMFSYCLSEPEAGSDAAGMKTKAVRDGDHWVLNGVKRWITNAGVSEYYTVMAVTDPSKRSKGISAFVVEKSDEGVSFGAPEKKLGIKGSPTREVYFDNVRIPADRMIGEEGTGFLTAMKTLDHTRITIAAQALGVAQGAFDYAKGYVQERKQFGKAIADFQGIQFMLADMSMKISAARALTYQAAAASERGDSDLTYLGAAAKCFASDVAMEVTTDAVQLLGGYGYTRDYPVERMMRDAKITQIYEGTNQVQRIVMARNLP